A portion of the Bacteroidales bacterium genome contains these proteins:
- a CDS encoding phospho-N-acetylmuramoyl-pentapeptide-transferase — MLYYLFTYLDQQYDFPGAGVFNYISFRAGMAIIFSLLIALFIGKKIIRFLQKKQIGEIVRDLGLEGQLSKQGTPTMGGIIILASIIVPTLLFAKLHNIYIILLLITTIWLGLIGFIDDYIKVFKHDKKGLHGKAKILGQVVLGIIVGLAIYNSDDIVIREKVRKEIVQPNNTTEVAASFESRTIRLSEDIKSFKTTIPFVKNNEFDYQYLLFFLNEGLRQKWVWLIFTLAVIFIITAVSNGANMTDGLDGLATGTSAVIATTLGILAYVSGNVIFADYLNIMYIPYSGEMVVFAAAFIGATIGFMWYNSYPAQVFMGDTGSLALGGIIAVFAILIRKEILLPILCGIFFVENLSVLLQVGYFKYTKKKYGEGRRIFKMAPIHHHFQKLGYVEPKIVTRFWIVAIFLAVLTIITLKIR, encoded by the coding sequence ATGTTGTATTATTTATTTACATACTTAGACCAACAATATGATTTCCCTGGAGCTGGAGTTTTTAACTACATCTCTTTTAGGGCTGGTATGGCCATTATTTTTTCTTTGCTAATAGCTTTATTTATTGGAAAGAAAATTATTCGTTTTTTACAAAAAAAACAAATTGGCGAAATAGTACGCGATCTTGGACTAGAAGGACAGTTAAGTAAACAAGGAACCCCAACTATGGGGGGGATTATTATTCTTGCTTCGATAATAGTACCAACATTGCTCTTTGCAAAACTTCATAATATATACATTATATTATTATTGATAACAACTATATGGCTTGGTCTTATTGGTTTTATTGACGATTATATAAAAGTTTTTAAACATGACAAAAAAGGGCTTCATGGTAAAGCTAAAATTTTAGGACAAGTCGTTTTAGGTATCATTGTTGGATTAGCAATATATAATAGTGATGATATAGTAATTCGCGAAAAAGTAAGAAAAGAAATCGTTCAACCGAATAATACAACCGAAGTTGCTGCCTCATTCGAAAGCCGTACCATTCGATTATCTGAAGATATTAAATCGTTTAAAACAACCATACCTTTCGTAAAAAATAATGAGTTTGATTACCAATATTTGTTGTTCTTTTTAAATGAAGGATTACGCCAAAAATGGGTTTGGTTAATCTTTACGTTAGCTGTTATTTTTATTATAACTGCTGTTTCGAATGGTGCCAATATGACCGATGGCCTCGATGGTTTGGCAACGGGAACTTCGGCGGTAATTGCTACTACGCTTGGAATTTTAGCCTACGTATCGGGTAACGTAATATTTGCCGACTATTTAAATATAATGTATATCCCTTATTCTGGGGAAATGGTAGTTTTTGCAGCTGCATTTATTGGAGCTACAATCGGTTTTATGTGGTATAATAGTTATCCAGCACAAGTATTTATGGGCGATACCGGGAGTTTGGCACTTGGAGGAATTATTGCCGTATTTGCTATACTTATTCGTAAAGAAATTTTGCTTCCGATACTTTGCGGAATATTTTTCGTCGAAAACTTATCGGTTCTCTTGCAAGTAGGTTATTTTAAATACACCAAAAAAAAATATGGTGAGGGACGACGCATTTTTAAAATGGCACCTATACACCATCATTTTCAGAAACTCGGCTATGTAGAGCCTAAAATTGTAACACGTTTTTGGATTGTTGCCATTTTTCTTGCGGTATTAACTATTATTACTTTAAAAATACGATAA
- the murD gene encoding UDP-N-acetylmuramoyl-L-alanine--D-glutamate ligase, which translates to MSKRITILGCGESGMGAALLAQSKGFDVFVSDRSEIKSEYKKPLIEANIPFEENTHTFETILASDLIIKSPGIPEKSEIIKTIRHHNIPIISEIEFAAQYTNAKIIAITGSNGKTTTTLLTYHIFKKAGLNVGLAGNVGKSFALSVLQNQFDYYILEISSFQLDDIIHFKPHIAVLLNITPDHLDRYNYNFQNYIDSKFLITKNQTATDYFVYCYDDKVIQNNILNKKIQAQVIPFSIKETLESGGYISENQLIININKKQFTMSIFDLSLEGKHNQYNSLAAGIASFVSNIRKEVIRESLSDFEAVEHRLEKVLKIRGIEFINDSKATNVNSTWYALETVKKPIIWIVGGVDKGNDYSELEALVKEKVKAIVCLGIDNTKIIKAFEHLHIPIFDTKSMEEAVYTAYKNGVPGDVVLLSPACASFDLFQNYEDRGRKFKNAVRDL; encoded by the coding sequence ATGAGCAAAAGAATAACCATATTAGGATGTGGCGAAAGCGGAATGGGAGCAGCTCTCTTAGCACAAAGTAAGGGATTTGATGTTTTTGTAAGCGATCGTTCGGAAATTAAATCTGAATATAAAAAGCCCCTCATAGAAGCCAATATTCCGTTTGAGGAAAATACACATACATTCGAAACAATACTTGCATCGGATCTTATTATTAAAAGCCCAGGTATCCCTGAAAAATCTGAAATAATTAAAACCATACGTCATCATAATATTCCCATTATTTCTGAAATAGAATTTGCAGCACAATATACTAATGCTAAAATCATTGCTATTACAGGAAGTAATGGTAAAACTACTACCACACTTTTAACTTATCATATTTTTAAAAAAGCTGGATTAAATGTTGGATTAGCTGGTAATGTTGGTAAAAGCTTTGCGCTATCAGTTTTACAAAATCAATTCGATTACTATATTCTTGAAATCAGTAGTTTTCAGTTAGACGATATTATCCATTTTAAACCACATATTGCAGTTTTACTCAATATTACGCCCGACCACCTCGATAGGTATAATTACAATTTTCAAAATTATATAGATAGCAAATTTTTAATTACAAAAAATCAAACAGCTACTGATTATTTTGTCTATTGCTACGATGATAAGGTTATTCAGAATAATATTTTAAATAAAAAGATTCAAGCACAGGTAATACCATTTTCTATAAAAGAAACATTAGAGTCAGGTGGTTATATTTCAGAAAATCAGTTAATTATTAATATAAATAAAAAACAATTTACTATGTCGATATTTGATTTATCGCTTGAAGGAAAGCACAACCAGTACAATTCGTTAGCAGCTGGTATAGCTTCGTTTGTGAGCAATATACGAAAAGAAGTTATTCGCGAGTCGCTAAGCGATTTTGAAGCGGTTGAACATCGCCTCGAAAAAGTATTAAAAATTAGAGGGATTGAGTTTATTAACGATTCTAAGGCTACTAATGTAAATTCAACTTGGTATGCACTCGAAACGGTTAAAAAACCTATTATCTGGATTGTCGGAGGAGTTGATAAAGGAAATGATTATTCTGAACTTGAAGCTTTAGTTAAAGAAAAAGTTAAAGCTATTGTATGCCTTGGGATAGATAATACAAAAATTATAAAAGCATTTGAACATCTTCATATTCCAATATTCGATACAAAGAGTATGGAAGAGGCTGTTTATACAGCATATAAAAATGGGGTGCCTGGTGATGTTGTATTATTATCGCCGGCATGCGCAAGTTTTGACCTCTTTCAAAATTATGAAGATCGTGGAAGAAAATTTAAAAATGCTGTTCGTGATTTATAA
- a CDS encoding FtsW/RodA/SpoVE family cell cycle protein produces the protein MKINTANIFKGDLTIWVIIFLLCVVSLLAVYSSTGTLAFKYQEGNMFYYLLRHGFLLFVGIILILVFQNIPVYIYNKFSVLLIVSTIPLLLYTLLKGTNLNEASRWITLPGTGISFQSSDFAKFSLVVYIAHFLAKNQNANDEVFKKNFNILMFFILLICGLILPANFSTAALLFIISVIILFMGRVKFKYIFKLIGVGISIAVVFITIALLFFPDKGRVATWKNRVEAYFNSEKIDSDANYQVEQAKIAIASGGFAGKGPGNSTQRNFLPHPYSDFIYAIIIEEYGFMGALTLIFLYLILFFRAGIIVSKSKKAFPAFLAVGLLLSLVMQAMINMGVATSVFPVTGQTLPLVSMGGTSIIFTSLSLGIILNISILNEKEKIEEKQNEIKSKANKTDVINNNEKENSNPSNYE, from the coding sequence ATGAAAATTAATACTGCAAATATTTTTAAAGGCGATCTTACAATTTGGGTAATTATATTTTTGCTCTGTGTGGTATCATTATTAGCAGTATATAGTTCTACAGGAACATTAGCTTTTAAATACCAAGAAGGTAATATGTTTTATTATTTATTACGTCACGGATTTTTATTATTCGTAGGTATTATACTTATTTTAGTGTTTCAAAATATTCCTGTATATATTTACAATAAGTTTTCAGTTCTCCTTATAGTTTCTACTATTCCACTACTTTTATATACCTTACTTAAAGGAACAAATTTAAACGAGGCTTCTCGATGGATTACTTTACCTGGCACAGGTATTTCTTTTCAATCATCCGACTTTGCTAAATTTTCGTTGGTAGTATATATTGCACATTTTTTAGCTAAAAATCAAAATGCTAACGATGAGGTATTCAAAAAGAATTTTAATATTTTAATGTTTTTTATTTTATTAATATGTGGACTCATATTGCCTGCAAATTTCTCTACTGCTGCTCTTTTATTTATTATTAGTGTGATTATACTTTTTATGGGAAGAGTAAAGTTTAAATATATTTTTAAACTTATTGGTGTAGGAATCTCTATTGCAGTTGTTTTTATTACCATTGCTTTATTGTTTTTTCCTGATAAAGGACGGGTAGCAACTTGGAAAAATCGTGTAGAAGCATATTTTAATAGCGAAAAAATAGATAGTGATGCAAACTATCAAGTAGAACAAGCTAAAATAGCGATTGCCTCGGGAGGGTTTGCTGGAAAAGGACCGGGAAATAGTACACAACGAAATTTTTTGCCACACCCCTATTCCGATTTTATTTATGCTATTATTATAGAGGAATATGGATTTATGGGAGCTTTAACCTTAATTTTTTTATATTTAATTTTATTTTTTAGAGCTGGAATTATTGTTAGTAAATCGAAAAAAGCTTTTCCTGCTTTTCTTGCTGTCGGTTTGTTGTTATCACTTGTTATGCAAGCAATGATAAATATGGGAGTAGCGACCAGTGTTTTTCCTGTAACTGGGCAAACCCTTCCACTGGTGAGCATGGGAGGTACTTCTATTATTTTTACTAGCTTGTCGTTAGGAATTATTTTAAATATCAGTATTTTAAACGAAAAAGAAAAAATAGAGGAAAAACAAAATGAAATAAAATCGAAAGCGAATAAAACAGATGTAATAAATAATAACGAAAAAGAAAATTCTAATCCATCAAATTATGAGTAA